In Sphaerospermopsis torques-reginae ITEP-024, the genomic window TGAATCAATTTCATCGGTAGCTATTACTCCAAATGGTCAAACTATTGCTAGTGCTGGTAATCGCATGATTAAACTATGGAATATTACCACAGGTCAAGAGATTTATTCACTGCAAGGACATACCCAAAAAATCAATGTTGTGGTTATTAGTTCTGATGGTAAAAAGTTGGTCAGTGGTAGTGATGACAAAACAATTAAAGTTTGGAATTTAGCAACAGGTAAGTTAATTCATACCTTAATTAGTCATACTGATTCAGTTCATGCTTTGGATATTAGTAAGGATGGGAAAACTTTGGTAAGTGCTAGTGATGACAAAACAATTAAAGTTTGGAATTTAGCAACAGGCAACCTAATTATTACTCTAAAAGATCATACTTATTGGGTACGTTCTCTGGCTATTAGTCCTGATGGTTTTACTTTAGCAAGTGGGAGTTTTGATAAAACTATTAAACTGTGGAATATCACCCAAGAAAAACCCCAAGAAAAATCAATTCATTCATTAACTCCTAATTCCCAAACTGTGACATCTTTAGCTTTTAGTCCAGATGGTAAAATTCTCGCTAGTGCTAGTCGTGATCGCCAAATTAAACTGTGGAATCTCAATACAAAAACGGAAATTCGCACTATAACTAAACAAGATCATAATGTCACATCTTTAGCTTTTAGTCCAGATGGTAAAACTCTTGTTAGTGGTAATCGAGATTGTATAGAATGTCATCCAACTATTAAACCTAATATTAAATTATGGGATGTGGCTACAGGTGAGGAAATTTCCTCTATCACTGGACATACTAACACCGTCACATCTTTGGTTTTTAGTGCTGATGGCAAAACTTTAGTTAGCAGTGGAGAGGATAAGAAAATTAAGATTTGGCTTTTTTCACAATAATGTAGGGACTGGGTAATTGATAATTGATAATTGATAATTGTTTGATGCCAAGTTTAAACCCTTTCCTTTTAATGAGAAAAAGATGTAATTGATAATTGATAATTGATAATTGATAATTGTTTGATGCCAAGTTTAAACCCTTTCCTTTTAATGAGAAAAAGATGTAATTGATAATTGATAATTGATAATTGATAATTGTTTGATGCCAAGTTTAAACCCTTTCCTTTTAATGAGAAAAAGATGTAATTGTCAATTGTCAATTGTCAATTGTCAATTATCAATTGTTATCGTCTATCTCTTTCCAAATCATCAATCACTGTTTGTAAATACCACTCCTCCGACATACCCGGATAAAAATCTTGCTTTTGCTCAATTAATCTTTCTGCTATTTCCCAATGTCCCCCAACCATGCGTAACAGTCTTTGACGTAATAAATTATAGGTGGCTTTGTTCGTTGCTGGGATAGATGATTGAATTTTTTGCAGACTATTTAAAACTTGTTGATAATTCTCCCAATCTTCTTGTTCACAATAGATACTAGCTGCTTTTTGATAATCTTCCACAGCATTGGGCATTTCTTCTAAACAAGTGTAGGCAATACCACGATTATAGTAAGCTAAGGGATGCTCAGGATTCATTTGTATTGCTTGAGAGTAATCTTGAATTGCTGCTAAATAATTGCCCATTGATTGATAGACATTGCCTCTCGCAATATATACTAAATTGTCTTGTGTTTGCATTTTCAAGGCTTGATTGATATCAGCCAAAGCTCCTTGATGATCTCCTATTTGAGAACGAGCTTTTCCCCGATTACGATAAACAATAGCATCTTGAAAATTTAAATTTATTGCTTGATTAAAATCTGCGATCGCCTCTCGATAATTACCCATTTTGCAAAGTACCACCCCACGACAGCAATAAGCTTGGGCATCTTGAACGTCAGCTTTTAATATCCAATTTAAATCAGAAATTGCCGATTTTGTATCTCCCTGTTCTGCCTTTTCTAATAATTGTGTGAAATAATCTTGAGTAGATATAATTGCTGCTGGTTTATTGATTTCTTGATTTGGTTTTGGTTCTGCTTTGGGTTGTAGCTGTTTAATCTTCTCTAAACAAAGACGTGCATTTTCTTTATCTTTTTGTGCTAAATATAATTCTGCTGCTTTTTTAAAATTAGCGATCGCCTCTGGAATATTTCCTTGTTTGCGCTGCACTATCCCCCGTAAATCATAAGCACCAGCATCATTAAATTTAAACTGAATCGCTTTTTCTACATCTTCTAAAGCACCAGGAAGATTTTTTAAAGTTAATTTTGCTAACGCCCGAAAATAATAAGCTTTGG contains:
- a CDS encoding tetratricopeptide repeat protein, with product MTSEFYNRGLEKAKQKDYAGAIEDFNQAIQLDPYFSKAYIERGLAYYNSGATLQAVFDYNEAIKLDGENAKAYYFRALAKLTLKNLPGALEDVEKAIQFKFNDAGAYDLRGIVQRKQGNIPEAIANFKKAAELYLAQKDKENARLCLEKIKQLQPKAEPKPNQEINKPAAIISTQDYFTQLLEKAEQGDTKSAISDLNWILKADVQDAQAYCCRGVVLCKMGNYREAIADFNQAINLNFQDAIVYRNRGKARSQIGDHQGALADINQALKMQTQDNLVYIARGNVYQSMGNYLAAIQDYSQAIQMNPEHPLAYYNRGIAYTCLEEMPNAVEDYQKAASIYCEQEDWENYQQVLNSLQKIQSSIPATNKATYNLLRQRLLRMVGGHWEIAERLIEQKQDFYPGMSEEWYLQTVIDDLERDRR